A genome region from Mesorhizobium sp. B2-1-8 includes the following:
- a CDS encoding ABC transporter permease produces the protein MLDVRRIPIPALIGLALTALFVLAAVFAPWIAPHGNAEIVSDTPWEPMSALHWLGTDNLGRDLLSRMIYGARITLFIAVLATALSFSLGAILGFSAAVFGGWFDTGLSRLVDLLMSIPTLIMALVVLSVLPSNLVTLILVMGVLDSTRVYRLSRAVAVDINVMDYVEAAKLRGEGSVWIIFREILPNALSPLVSELGLRFIYAVLFLSTLSFLGLGVQPPDADWGGMVKENKDGIVFGIGAALIPAAAIAALAISVNLVADWVLNRTTSLKGGRG, from the coding sequence ATGCTCGATGTCAGACGCATTCCCATCCCGGCGCTGATCGGCCTGGCGCTCACCGCTCTGTTCGTGCTGGCGGCAGTCTTCGCGCCATGGATCGCGCCGCACGGCAATGCCGAGATCGTCAGCGACACTCCCTGGGAACCCATGTCGGCGCTGCATTGGCTGGGCACCGACAATCTTGGGCGCGATTTGTTGTCGCGCATGATCTACGGTGCCCGCATCACCTTGTTCATCGCCGTGCTCGCCACCGCGCTCTCCTTTTCGCTCGGCGCCATTCTCGGCTTTTCGGCGGCGGTTTTCGGCGGCTGGTTCGACACGGGACTGTCGCGCCTCGTCGATCTGCTGATGTCGATCCCGACGCTGATCATGGCTCTCGTCGTGCTTTCGGTGCTGCCGTCCAACCTGGTGACGTTGATACTGGTGATGGGCGTCCTCGATTCAACCCGCGTCTATCGCCTGTCGCGCGCGGTCGCTGTCGACATCAACGTCATGGACTATGTCGAGGCAGCGAAGCTGCGCGGCGAAGGCAGCGTCTGGATCATCTTCCGTGAGATCCTGCCCAACGCGCTGTCGCCACTGGTTTCTGAACTCGGCCTGCGCTTCATTTACGCGGTGCTGTTCCTGTCGACGCTGTCCTTCCTCGGCCTTGGCGTGCAGCCGCCGGATGCCGACTGGGGCGGCATGGTGAAGGAGAACAAGGACGGCATCGTGTTCGGTATAGGCGCCGCGCTCATTCCGGCGGCCGCGATCGCGGCCCTAGCGATCTCGGTCAATCTTGTTGCCGACTGGGTGCTGAACCGCACGACAAGCCTGAAGGGAGGACGCGGCTGA
- a CDS encoding alkaline phosphatase family protein: MALKTKLLLIILDGVPYRNWRRLMGNLEGWVQSGEARVWEMRSVLPSTSACCYASIHTGVSPQVHGILSNENRFRVGQPDIFSEVSKAGGKTGAVTHSYWSEFFRSYPFDLIEDMEYDEPGGPITHGRFHSMTGYNLKNQMTPSDVDLFATLTMLTRRHGIDYGILHTCTLDSMGHRFGHDCHEMDHACYAVDGMLAAFLPGWIEAGYEVMVTADHGQTDRGHHGGHDDEMQDFALYYFGQGKGPQADTLLDQLQLAPTVLSRLGVPVPATMKAKAFLT, encoded by the coding sequence GTGGCGCTCAAGACCAAGCTTCTGCTGATCATCCTCGACGGCGTTCCATACCGCAACTGGCGCCGGCTGATGGGCAATCTCGAAGGCTGGGTGCAGTCGGGCGAGGCTCGGGTGTGGGAGATGCGCTCGGTGCTGCCGTCGACCTCGGCCTGCTGCTATGCCTCGATCCACACGGGCGTGTCGCCGCAGGTGCACGGCATCCTGTCCAACGAGAACCGCTTTCGCGTCGGGCAGCCCGACATCTTCTCGGAAGTCAGCAAGGCCGGCGGCAAGACCGGCGCGGTCACCCATTCCTACTGGTCCGAATTCTTCCGCTCCTACCCGTTCGACCTGATCGAGGACATGGAGTATGACGAGCCCGGCGGGCCGATCACGCACGGCCGCTTCCACTCCATGACCGGCTACAATCTCAAGAACCAGATGACGCCGAGTGATGTCGACCTGTTCGCGACACTGACCATGCTCACCCGGCGCCATGGCATCGATTACGGCATCCTGCACACCTGCACGCTGGACTCGATGGGCCATCGTTTCGGCCATGACTGCCACGAGATGGACCATGCCTGCTACGCCGTGGACGGCATGCTGGCGGCCTTCCTGCCGGGCTGGATCGAGGCCGGCTACGAGGTCATGGTCACCGCCGACCACGGCCAGACCGACCGCGGCCATCATGGCGGCCATGACGACGAGATGCAGGATTTCGCGCTGTATTATTTCGGACAGGGCAAGGGGCCGCAGGCCGACACACTGCTCGACCAGTTACAACTGGCACCAACGGTGTTGAGCCGGCTGGGCGTGCCGGTGCCGGCGACGATGAAGGCGAAGGCTTTTCTCACCTGA
- a CDS encoding anti-sigma factor translates to MSAAEKMSRRDEMETLLPFYLNGSLEGSDLEAIEEWLANDPAALAALGEAEAEFSGTAAANETIRPPADALSRFAKALDAEAGPARAPASASWLAQAWGRFMAVPVGVAWAAAAVLLALIAVQSLMQPGGKGGNFEVAGAQDDLAKLPFALVKFKPDARMADIAAFLDANKLKIIGGPTADGVFRLAIPATTAADYEKARGLIAAQPFAETVIEGRKPVDGG, encoded by the coding sequence ATGAGCGCCGCTGAAAAGATGTCGCGCCGCGACGAAATGGAAACGCTGCTGCCGTTCTACCTGAACGGTTCGCTCGAAGGTTCGGATCTGGAAGCCATCGAAGAATGGCTGGCCAACGATCCCGCGGCACTTGCCGCGCTCGGCGAGGCGGAAGCCGAGTTCTCCGGCACGGCGGCCGCCAATGAGACGATCCGTCCGCCGGCCGATGCGCTCAGCCGCTTCGCCAAGGCGCTCGACGCGGAGGCAGGGCCGGCTCGGGCGCCTGCTAGCGCATCCTGGCTGGCGCAGGCCTGGGGCCGCTTCATGGCGGTGCCGGTCGGCGTCGCCTGGGCGGCGGCTGCGGTGCTGCTCGCCTTGATCGCGGTGCAGTCGCTGATGCAGCCCGGCGGCAAGGGCGGCAATTTCGAGGTCGCCGGCGCACAAGACGATCTGGCCAAATTGCCGTTCGCTCTGGTCAAATTCAAGCCGGATGCCAGGATGGCCGATATTGCCGCCTTCCTCGACGCCAACAAGCTCAAGATCATCGGCGGACCGACCGCCGACGGCGTCTTCAGGCTCGCCATTCCGGCGACGACAGCCGCCGACTACGAGAAGGCGCGCGGCCTTATTGCCGCCCAGCCTTTCGCGGAGACTGTGATCGAGGGAAGGAAACCTGTTGATGGCGGCTGA
- a CDS encoding sigma-70 family RNA polymerase sigma factor yields the protein MTAATETDRALVDRVAKGDRAAVRLLFMRHHARIYRFVARQTGSEMMADDIANEVFLELWRQAPGFEGRSEVSTWLLGIARFKALSLLRKKKEDWIDDEAAAAVPDSADTPEVLTMKEDKAAALRRLIDALPEEHRTVIDLAYYQGQSVTEIAQVLDIPVATVKTRMFYARKKLGEALKAAGYDRGWP from the coding sequence ATGACGGCGGCGACGGAGACCGATCGCGCGCTTGTCGACCGGGTCGCGAAGGGCGACCGGGCCGCCGTGCGGCTCCTGTTCATGCGTCACCACGCGCGGATCTACCGCTTCGTGGCGCGCCAGACGGGATCGGAAATGATGGCTGACGATATCGCGAACGAGGTGTTCCTCGAACTGTGGCGCCAGGCGCCGGGTTTCGAAGGGCGCTCCGAAGTCTCGACATGGCTGCTCGGCATCGCCCGCTTCAAGGCGCTCTCGCTGCTGCGCAAGAAGAAGGAAGACTGGATCGACGACGAGGCCGCCGCCGCCGTGCCCGACAGCGCCGACACGCCCGAAGTCCTCACCATGAAGGAGGACAAGGCCGCTGCCTTGCGCCGCCTCATCGACGCCTTGCCCGAGGAGCACCGCACGGTGATCGACCTCGCCTATTATCAGGGGCAATCGGTGACCGAGATCGCACAGGTGCTCGACATCCCGGTCGCGACCGTCAAGACCCGTATGTTCTACGCCCGCAAGAAACTCGGCGAAGCCCTGAAGGCCGCCGGTTACGACAGGGGGTGGCCATGA
- a CDS encoding ABC transporter ATP-binding protein: MADGKAKSAPLLDIRNLRIEATVYPPGETPKTITLVHDVSLTLEKGKVLGLIGESGAGKSTIGLSSMGYGRGGVRITGGEVILNGRDILKGGKDGFRKLRGREVCYVAQSAAAAFNPAHRLMDQVVEATLLHGTATRAEAEKRAIALFKKLSLPNPETIGERFPHQVSGGQLQRVMTAMALCSEPDLIVFDEPTTALDVTTQIDVLSAIKDAIRDTHVAALYITHDLAVVAQVSDEIMVLRHGRLVEWGGTRQIIKEPRQEYTNALVSVHEIEHAEQNPGATPFLSVKNVTAAYGGGHVKVLKNVSVDIYPGQTLAVVGESGSGKSTLARAITGLLPPEQGTVTFDGRPLANRLADRPKEDLRQLQMIYQMADVAMNPRQTVGTIIGRPLEFYFGIRGRERDRRVAELLDEIEMGKGFVDRYPAELSGGQKQRVCIARSLAAKPKLIICDEVTSALDPLVANGILKLLLNLQQHEKVAYLFITHDLATVKSIADSIAVMYRGEVVRYGSKSKVLTPPFDAYTDLLLSSVPEMEIGWLEKAIKGRRMASAGN, translated from the coding sequence ATGGCTGACGGCAAGGCAAAGTCCGCCCCTCTGCTCGACATCCGCAATTTGCGCATCGAGGCGACGGTCTATCCCCCTGGCGAGACACCAAAGACCATCACGCTGGTCCACGACGTGTCGCTGACACTGGAGAAGGGCAAGGTGCTCGGCCTGATCGGCGAATCCGGCGCCGGCAAGTCGACCATCGGCCTGTCGTCCATGGGCTATGGCCGCGGCGGCGTGCGCATCACCGGCGGCGAAGTCATCCTCAACGGCCGCGATATCCTGAAGGGCGGCAAGGACGGATTCCGCAAGCTGCGCGGCCGCGAGGTCTGCTATGTCGCGCAGTCGGCGGCGGCCGCCTTCAATCCGGCGCACAGGCTGATGGACCAGGTGGTGGAAGCCACGCTTCTGCACGGAACGGCGACACGGGCCGAGGCAGAGAAACGCGCGATCGCGCTGTTCAAGAAGCTCAGCCTGCCGAACCCGGAAACCATCGGCGAACGCTTTCCGCATCAGGTGTCGGGCGGACAGTTGCAGCGTGTGATGACGGCGATGGCGCTGTGCTCAGAGCCTGACCTGATCGTCTTCGACGAACCGACCACGGCGCTCGACGTGACGACGCAGATCGACGTGCTGTCGGCGATCAAGGACGCCATCCGCGACACCCATGTGGCGGCGCTCTACATCACCCACGACCTTGCCGTCGTTGCCCAGGTCTCGGACGAGATCATGGTGCTGCGCCATGGCCGGCTGGTCGAATGGGGCGGCACCCGCCAGATCATCAAGGAGCCGCGCCAGGAATACACCAATGCGCTGGTCTCGGTGCACGAGATCGAGCATGCCGAACAGAACCCGGGCGCGACGCCGTTCCTGTCGGTCAAGAACGTCACCGCCGCCTATGGTGGCGGCCACGTCAAGGTGCTCAAGAACGTTTCTGTCGACATCTATCCGGGCCAGACACTGGCCGTGGTTGGCGAGTCCGGATCCGGCAAGTCGACGCTGGCGCGCGCCATCACCGGCCTGCTGCCGCCCGAACAGGGCACGGTGACCTTCGATGGGCGCCCACTGGCCAACCGGCTCGCCGACCGGCCGAAGGAGGATCTGCGCCAGTTGCAGATGATCTACCAGATGGCCGACGTGGCGATGAATCCGCGCCAGACCGTCGGCACCATCATCGGCCGGCCGCTCGAATTCTATTTCGGTATCCGCGGCAGGGAACGCGACCGCCGTGTCGCCGAGCTGCTCGACGAGATCGAGATGGGCAAGGGCTTCGTCGACCGCTATCCGGCCGAGCTTTCGGGCGGCCAGAAGCAGCGCGTCTGCATCGCCCGTTCGCTCGCGGCCAAGCCGAAGCTGATCATCTGCGACGAAGTGACATCGGCTCTCGACCCGTTGGTGGCCAACGGCATCCTCAAGCTGCTGCTCAACCTGCAGCAGCATGAGAAGGTAGCCTACCTCTTCATCACCCACGACCTGGCGACGGTGAAGTCGATCGCCGATTCGATCGCGGTGATGTATCGCGGCGAAGTGGTGCGCTATGGCTCCAAGAGCAAGGTGCTCACACCTCCCTTCGATGCCTATACCGACCTGCTGCTGTCGTCCGTTCCGGAAATGGAGATCGGCTGGCTGGAAAAAGCGATCAAGGGGCGGCGCATGGCCAGCGCGGGGAACTAG
- a CDS encoding S8 family serine peptidase: protein MAAEAVIRFAAILAAAMTIAAVPASAQSNDATPERTKIDCNDRANATAADCVKNGGGTKGVSGAAQAGAVFLPALIVDLFPNPVAPPAPVPTPQPEPATPPGGNQAGLPASGAIVSPTDLIAVQPRRAVTGDFVPDEVLVTVDGDAGAVQQIAASFGLEVRSQRQSRLLGTTLVRFGIPDGRPVGVVLAQLAADGRTERREPNHIYSLQEAASIVNYAFDRIALDAKQASGENVRVAVIDTGIDDTNPALAGVIAAQFDAMPGVPIEKRDHGTSVDGLIAGVGPLEGMAPGAKIYHARAFEGGKSTMDVILTALDWAADQNVSIVNMSFVGPKNDLLGTACRNARALGMVLVAAAGNNGPKAPYGYPAAFDGVIAVTATDAKDGLMPQANRGAYVFISAPGVEMVAPSGAGSDVVTGTSFAAAVVSGAIANLIHAAPDRSADEIEKALADTARDLGPKGRDNDFGYGLLDIRAAGAAKE from the coding sequence ATGGCGGCTGAGGCGGTCATTCGATTTGCGGCTATCCTTGCGGCGGCGATGACAATCGCCGCCGTGCCTGCGTCGGCGCAGAGCAACGATGCCACTCCCGAGCGGACGAAAATCGATTGCAACGACCGGGCCAATGCGACGGCAGCCGATTGCGTCAAGAACGGCGGCGGCACCAAGGGCGTGTCGGGTGCGGCCCAGGCCGGCGCCGTTTTTCTGCCCGCCTTGATCGTCGACCTCTTCCCCAACCCGGTCGCCCCTCCCGCACCGGTGCCGACGCCACAGCCGGAGCCCGCGACCCCCCCTGGAGGCAACCAGGCCGGCCTGCCAGCAAGTGGCGCGATCGTCTCGCCGACCGATCTCATCGCCGTTCAGCCGCGGCGCGCCGTAACCGGCGACTTCGTGCCCGACGAGGTGCTGGTGACCGTCGATGGCGATGCCGGCGCCGTGCAGCAGATCGCCGCCTCCTTCGGCCTTGAAGTGCGCTCGCAGCGCCAGTCCCGGCTGCTCGGCACCACCTTGGTGCGCTTCGGCATTCCCGATGGCCGCCCGGTCGGCGTCGTGCTGGCGCAGCTCGCCGCCGACGGCCGCACCGAGCGCCGCGAGCCCAACCACATCTATTCGCTGCAGGAGGCGGCCAGCATCGTCAACTATGCCTTCGACCGCATCGCGCTCGACGCCAAACAGGCCAGTGGCGAAAACGTCCGCGTCGCCGTCATCGATACCGGCATCGACGACACCAATCCCGCACTTGCCGGAGTCATTGCCGCGCAGTTCGACGCGATGCCCGGCGTGCCGATCGAAAAGCGCGATCATGGCACCTCCGTCGACGGTCTGATCGCCGGCGTCGGCCCTCTGGAAGGCATGGCGCCGGGCGCGAAAATCTACCATGCGCGCGCCTTCGAGGGCGGCAAGTCGACCATGGACGTCATCCTGACGGCGCTCGACTGGGCGGCCGACCAGAATGTCAGCATCGTCAACATGAGCTTCGTCGGCCCGAAAAACGACCTGCTCGGCACCGCCTGCCGCAATGCACGGGCGCTCGGCATGGTTCTGGTCGCGGCAGCCGGCAACAACGGCCCGAAGGCGCCCTATGGCTACCCAGCCGCCTTTGACGGCGTCATCGCGGTGACAGCCACCGACGCCAAGGACGGGCTGATGCCGCAGGCCAATCGCGGCGCTTATGTCTTCATCTCGGCGCCGGGCGTCGAGATGGTGGCGCCGAGCGGCGCCGGCTCGGACGTCGTTACGGGCACCTCGTTTGCCGCGGCTGTTGTCAGCGGCGCCATCGCCAACCTCATCCACGCCGCGCCCGACCGCTCGGCCGACGAGATCGAGAAGGCACTTGCCGACACCGCGAGGGACCTCGGCCCGAAAGGGCGGGACAATGATTTCGGCTACGGCCTGCTGGACATCAGGGCAGCCGGAGCGGCGAAGGAGTAG